In Arthrobacter sp. SLBN-83, one DNA window encodes the following:
- a CDS encoding sugar porter family MFS transporter, with translation MLLQKQTQSPSGTQRRGYLARLTVISTLGGLLFGYDTGVISGALLYMNDSLNMTAVEEATVVSALLFPGAAVGALTGGRMADKLGRRGSLLVCALLFLLGAMGCALAPNVTFMIAARIVLGLGVGAAAVTCPLYLAEMAPAHLRGRMVTINELMIVTGQMLAFAINALLDALIHDNEVWRSMLGIASVPALALLAGMLMLPESPRWYAIRGRLEDSRRVLNLSRSPQEAAAEFEEIALAARTAKEERGHALRDLKNNPWMRRLLWIGIGLAVVQQATGINTVNYYAPTILEKSGLGVSASLVATIGVGVTSVLMTILGIWLLGFVGRRRMLIIGFSGVVGSQALLAIVFLLPQSDLASYTILAAMMLFVAFVQCFIGTCVWLLLSEMFPLAIRGFAMGIAVFALWTVNAAISFLFPIVVNALGSTGTFGLFVLVNLASLAFVAKFVPETKGHSLEDLEAHFRDGEKVTA, from the coding sequence ATGCTGTTGCAGAAACAAACCCAGAGCCCGTCCGGCACCCAGCGTCGCGGTTACCTCGCCCGGCTCACTGTCATCTCCACCCTGGGCGGCCTGCTCTTCGGGTACGACACCGGCGTCATCTCCGGCGCCCTGCTGTACATGAACGACTCGCTCAACATGACCGCCGTCGAGGAAGCAACCGTGGTGAGCGCACTGCTGTTCCCCGGTGCCGCCGTCGGCGCCCTCACCGGCGGCCGCATGGCAGACAAGCTGGGCCGCCGCGGCTCCCTGCTTGTTTGCGCCCTCCTGTTCCTGCTCGGCGCCATGGGCTGCGCGCTCGCACCGAACGTGACCTTCATGATTGCCGCCCGCATTGTGCTCGGCCTGGGCGTGGGCGCTGCCGCCGTGACCTGCCCGCTGTACCTGGCGGAAATGGCGCCGGCCCACCTTCGTGGCCGCATGGTGACCATCAACGAGCTCATGATCGTCACCGGCCAGATGCTCGCGTTTGCCATCAACGCCCTCCTGGACGCCCTGATCCACGACAACGAGGTCTGGCGCTCCATGCTGGGCATCGCCTCCGTTCCCGCCCTGGCGCTGCTGGCAGGCATGCTGATGCTTCCGGAGTCACCCCGCTGGTACGCCATCCGTGGCCGGCTTGAGGACAGCCGCCGCGTCCTGAACCTCAGCCGCAGCCCGCAGGAGGCAGCCGCCGAGTTCGAGGAAATCGCACTGGCTGCCCGCACTGCCAAGGAGGAACGCGGCCACGCCCTCCGCGACCTGAAGAACAACCCCTGGATGCGCCGCCTGCTCTGGATCGGCATCGGCCTGGCCGTTGTCCAGCAGGCCACCGGCATCAACACCGTCAACTACTACGCCCCAACCATCCTGGAAAAGAGCGGACTTGGCGTCAGCGCGTCGCTCGTGGCCACCATCGGCGTCGGTGTCACCTCCGTGCTGATGACCATCCTGGGCATTTGGCTGCTTGGCTTCGTGGGCCGCCGCAGGATGCTGATCATCGGCTTCTCCGGTGTAGTGGGCTCGCAGGCGCTGCTGGCCATCGTCTTCCTCCTGCCGCAGTCGGACCTGGCCAGCTACACCATCCTGGCAGCCATGATGCTGTTCGTGGCCTTCGTCCAGTGCTTCATCGGCACCTGCGTCTGGCTCCTGCTGTCCGAGATGTTCCCGCTGGCGATCCGCGGCTTCGCCATGGGCATCGCGGTCTTCGCCCTCTGGACAGTCAACGCCGCCATCTCCTTCCTGTTCCCCATCGTGGTCAACGCGCTGGGCTCCACCGGCACCTTCGGCCTGTTCGTCCTGGTCAACCTGGCGTCCCTGGCCTTCGTGGCCAAGTTCGTCCCGGAAACCAAGGGCCATTCGCTCGAGGACCTCGAAGCGCACTTCCGCGACGGTGAAAAGGTCACCGCCTGA
- a CDS encoding GntR family transcriptional regulator translates to MANNLGLSIDRSSPVPLYHQVVQGIEAAIYSGALEPGSRLDNEIDLAAQLNLSRPTMRKAMDELVRSGLLVRKRGVGTQVVSSQVRRPLELSSLYDDLTNNGKKPTTEVLSFSHVEADDATIATLQLPAGSKVYHFTRLRKVGGKPLALMENWVRDDIADMDEAMLQAEGLYSILRRGGVNFRLANQRIGAKTADDYQACMLDTAAGSALVTMERTAVDDTGRRVETGHHVYRADSYSFEMTLVQR, encoded by the coding sequence GTGGCGAACAACCTGGGACTCAGCATCGACCGCTCCTCCCCCGTGCCCTTGTACCACCAGGTGGTCCAGGGCATCGAAGCGGCAATCTACAGTGGGGCGCTGGAGCCCGGCAGCCGCTTGGACAACGAGATCGACCTGGCAGCCCAGCTCAACCTGTCCCGGCCCACCATGCGCAAGGCCATGGACGAACTTGTCCGCTCCGGACTGCTGGTACGCAAGCGGGGTGTAGGCACTCAGGTGGTTTCCAGCCAGGTGCGCCGCCCGCTGGAGCTGTCCAGCCTCTATGACGACCTCACGAACAACGGGAAGAAGCCCACCACAGAGGTCCTGAGTTTCTCGCATGTGGAGGCCGATGACGCCACCATCGCCACCCTGCAGTTGCCCGCTGGCTCCAAGGTGTACCACTTCACCCGGCTCCGCAAGGTAGGCGGCAAGCCACTGGCCCTCATGGAGAACTGGGTGCGCGACGACATTGCCGACATGGATGAGGCCATGCTGCAGGCCGAAGGCCTCTACTCCATCCTTCGCCGTGGCGGCGTGAACTTCCGGCTGGCCAACCAGCGCATCGGTGCCAAGACCGCCGATGACTACCAGGCCTGCATGCTGGACACCGCGGCTGGATCTGCGCTGGTCACCATGGAACGCACCGCCGTCGACGATACCGGCCGCCGGGTTGAAACCGGCCACCACGTGTACCGCGCCGATTCCTACAGCTTTGAAATGACACTCGTACAGCGATAA